A region of the Emys orbicularis isolate rEmyOrb1 chromosome 6, rEmyOrb1.hap1, whole genome shotgun sequence genome:
tcctgcatcatgaacccctcatcctcagccccaaccctcacccccccgcatcctaatcctctgccccagccctgagccccctcctgcatcatgaacccctcatcctcagacccacagccctcacctctgcatcccctcctatctccaaactccctcccaaaccccctccccccttcccacacaccccctcctgccctcaaactccctcccaaagcctgcaccccctccctttgcactgcctcccacccccaaactctatccaagagcctgcacccctcaccccctcctgcacacccaccccctgccccagcccggagcctgcacccagcacccctcctgcaccctaatccccagcccaggacctgcaccccagacctcctccccccacccatcccccttcccagagccttaggcaggtggggggggggtttctgggcaccaccaaaagttctacaaccctgccacccatgcgagtggataagggtcgggacagtcaggggacaagaagcagggggggttggggttctgaggggggcagtcagggagtgggaagtgggagggagtggatgggggcggggctcccccccgtgtcctcttttttgaatgtggaaatatggtaaccctaattaaccTACTGCTCCTAATTAGATATAACCTTTCTGTCCACACTGCTCTCCTTACCTCTACCAGATCCATGTCTTTCAGGGAGAGTCCTGATTTCTTCAGGGCCTCAGTAATGGCAGGCACAGGGCCTATTTCAAAATTATACAGACATGAGTAGCTGAAGAATTTTACAATAAGCATTTAAACTATATTGTACATGGGATAGGCTCATCAAGCCCCACCCTGTGAGCCTGAGGGTGCTCATCGGGTTTCCCAACCTACTGTGGGCCCCTAGTAAGCATTTGGTGGTTTGTGACACCCTAACCAAGCGTCTTATTAAGCAATTTGAGGGCTCCAAAGCACAAGAACCCTTAGGAGTGGCTAGTTGGGAACTTCTTCAACCCACTATCCCACAAGCTTAAGAAGCCTCATTACTGCCTTCCTCTACATCCACCCACTCCTTCAGGCTCTTACTCAACACACCATACAGCTCTCTAGCCAAAATGGGGCCTGCCAGCTTCTTGCCAATCCAAATGAGGCCTAACACTACCTGCAGTCTTCAGGAGCTCCACGAGGCAGCTGCAAATGCCCCTGATCTTCTCCCCCAAACCAGTTCTTCTCTCCAGATGTACAAAGTACATTAATAAAGACAGACTTTTTGAACTGTGGTGAACATGTGTCTAGTTGTGTGTGTCACAAACTGGGGGTCCCCTCACTGCATTTGTGGTAGAAAAATTGTTGCTCAGGAGATGCAGGTCTAAGCTATAAAGTTTGAGGTCAGGGAGAGCGACTTTCTGGTGGATATTACAGGGGgcgatggtttaaaaaaaaaaaaaaaaaaatcacccttctAATGAAACTCAGCTACAACCTAATCTAACTGAATACACTGGGGGAAATTAATCCAAAACACAGAGGGACACAATCCAGAGAGATACTTGAAAAACATAAATGTTAAGGGAGAATTTGGACTACTAGTGAAAAGCAAATTAGATAGGAGTTTGCAATGTGAAGAGGAGAGGAGACAAATTATTTTGTATACAACACTGGGATGACCTCCCTTAGAATAGTTTGAGGATTTCAATACTAGAAAGATGTTGGCAACTCAAAgataaaagaatattattaaaagcaacaaaaatgagtaagggACTGGAGAGAGAGGTAAGTAAAGAATAACTAAGGCCCTTTCTTTTTGGCTTTTACCagtttttaacaaaaatattccCTGATTTTACAAAAGCTATTATGCAGTATTTACCAACTTTCACCTGAATTTTGGACCATCCAACTGCATGAAAATACTGGTTATGTTAAGAAAGTCTAACACACTACATTAGGTAGACTCATTTATTAACATAAACACTTCTTAGTGTAAATGCAAGGCTGTTAAGTAAGACAATGTAGTGGAAAACATACACACacgaatgtgtgtgtatatgtgtacacCTTGTTGATGTACAGTTCATGAAATAAATGACAGCATAAAACTTCTCTTATTTTCAATACTCACAGtctctatttgttgcttttttagGTCTACCCGTCCCCCAGTATTAACCCAATtatttaccaaaaaaacaaagTTAATTTTTGTACCtattttcatttgtttaatttttgtaataaaaccCACTGATACATTTccacaaaatattaaataaagtaAAAACCAAAGCCAGGCCTGGACAATAAACcgaataaagggcctgattcaaagcccactgaagtcaatggaaagatttggaCTTTGGACCAGGGCCTATGCGAGGATTTTGCTCGTGCATATGTGTGTAGGAGTGTTGGACATATCACCACACACCTGATAATATACACAGTGAGTGCCAAGGAAGGAAATATTTGTTAGTCCTCTAATGGGAAAAATGGGATGAAACCAAGCATGGGAAATTACGTTAAATATCTCGAGCAATATCCTAGCTAGCTGCCAAACAGGCTCCCAGGAGAATTGGGAGAAGCTCTATTTACTTGAGTCACTGAACACTAGCCTGGGAAAAGCAGGGCAGAGAGTACTGTAGGGAACAACAGAATGTGCGGGGGTATTCACCTCCCATATTGAAATACTTTATGTTGTGTCGTTTTCTGAGATGGGGCTCCAACGAGCGAATCCCTTTTCTGACAGAGCTCCTCCTACCCCTAATGGTCAAGGCCCAGCACTGCAGATGTCATTCTTTAAGCCAGAGATCAGTGCCACTCTGCAGTCAGATATAGGAGAGACTTGACAGCAGTCTACCCTATAATAAACAACTCACATAAACTGTTCCTCCATTGCCATCAGGCTCAGTACAAAGCCCCCACAGAACTCCCAACACAAGAATACTTTCATATTTTTTCATGCTACCAAAAGTTTTGCTTCACTGCAACTTACCAATGCCCATGATGTTGGGGTCACATCCAGATGCATGATAGGCTACTATTCTAGCCAGTGGAGTGAGGCTGTGCTTTTTAAGTGCCGCTTCACTGGCTATGACAAGTGCCCCAGCTCCATCACATACTCCCTTGTAATACAAAAGGAAAACATTCTCAATGCACTAATTGCACAATCATTTTATGCCAGAGATATTCATGTAAGAGGAACTTGATGGCAATTGTTTATTACACACATTAAATACACAATTCTATTCTTAAAGGTCAGTTTGTTCTAAATAATCAaattcttttcttattttgtggcatttgaaaattaatactaGACATTGAGATTTTATATATTTCAGtgttttaaagaaagtaaaaTAGATTCTCTGCCCTGTAAATCTATTTCAGATACTTTAAAAGTCAATATGTGGACTGGGGTCATCATTAACATTTAATAATTTTTCAGGGCTGTTAAGGGTGCATGACACTTTACAAACACTTGTACCATGTTTTCCCATCTGTGctgtgtgttatgcaggaggtcagactacctGATTGCAGTTGTCCTTCCAGCCTTAACAAATCTACTAGTCTAGAAGATTTATGCCAAAAGATAGGGTACCTAATGTCACGCTGCTAAGCCcataggctgctctaagttacatcAGCACTTGGTTTGGCCTACAGATGACCCAATGATCAGGGTCCTCCACAAAGCACAGCTCAGCTGAAGCCAGAGATCTAGCCCATGACtcctaaataatttaaaatgctcATTGTCCATAAAGGAAAGAACAGCAGCTAGTCCCAGCAGGGTTCCACACAATCAGTGCAAAGTCAAATCTGCAGCAATACTGATTCAAGGCAGATGAGAAAGTGTGGCTGTCTTGTTAAGTGTGATGGTACCAGCATAATGCTGGCAGCAGTGGCTACTCTACTGCATTGCGTTTCTAGAAGAGAGAAGGCAACTGAAGACTCATTCATTGTAGGGGTGTTGACAAAGCCACCCAGGCCCAAGCTTTGTACTGCAATTTGAGTTGCAGAATCAGAATTATTTTTTGCAGAAGCCACCCTTGGCAGCCCAGTAACATCTCTGCAAGCGAGAAGTACGGTGAAGAAAGACTATGAGAATCCTTGGCATCTACCGACATATAACCCTTCTCAGATCAAAATTCTAACTCCTTATAGTCCACGAGCTCACCGAAGCATTCCCAGCAGTGACGGTCCCATCTTTCTTGAAGATGGGAGGGAGCTTTCCCAGCTGTTCTATGGTGGTTTGGGGTCTAGGATGCTCATCCTGTTCCATAGCCTGTTTCCCTTTCTTTGTTTTTACTTCAATTGGCGCCATCTCAGCATTGAAGTAACCAGCATCCTGAGCTGGAATAGCAGAAAGAAATGACAAGAATTATAATTAAACAGCAGCAGGTGACTGATCAGTGCCGGCAAACATGTATTTTCATTTGTAATCAACTTTACACTTGTCTATGTAGGTATTTAGAGACTTTTTTTCAGACTTTATTTATTctatttaaattgattttttttaaaattgggcaAAAGAATGCAAACaaacagttttaattttttaCAGTGAAGAGTCACCCAGTTTTAAATTTGAGTGTTTCAGGCTTAAATAGTGATTCTGAAGTTTACAGTTAAATTTGAACAGTACTGAGTGGATATGCACTAGCATTTACATCTCCAATGTACATTCTGTCCTGCTGTTGGTTCTACATCTGTATGGCTTGTCAGAGAGTTCAAAAGTTGCACAGTTCACTGAGACAAGAAGGGAGAAACAcgttgggccagatcttcagctggtgtatacCAGTGTAGCTTCTTTAAAACTAAcgccagtttacaccatctgaggacctAGCCCCTTAACGTCAGCAGTATCAGCGTGGTGCAGAATGTACGTTAAACAATACCCCAGACAATAAAAAGACAACCCTTCAGATTCAACTCCAAGACATTTACATTTGAGGAAGGTCTGAAATAGTCTTATCTGATTTAATCCTAAAGCTACTGTccctgttactcctgggggaattctgtgccactgcacaatgcagaattaatgttctgcgcagaatttcatttttccctGCAGAATTGGTGCCgccactaggggccgctggacccAACAGAGCCCAAGCTCTCCAGCTTGCAAATACAGGACACTTGCTgccccccgggggggaggggggagaagagggggagagaaaagagagaagaaggagggagaaaaaggaCTGGAGGGTTCTGGGCAGCTGCGGTTCGTCCTGAAGAAAGGAGGCAGCATTcaggaaactccatacaagcctgggacccagcatcaggctgtttctctttctctctctctctggattccTGGGCTTTAGgggatgtgggtgtctgggctggggggtgccccatggctgggctctgggggtaaGGGATGCGGATGTCTATACAGTCCCTAACACCTCATtcagtaaattaaaaataaaatcaccttATAGAGGACTAGTTTGACTACTATGCAAAGAAGATTGGTGTGGATTATGGTATTATagctagaaaaaaacaaaacttgacTGATCAGGCAAAGTAAGTTATCCTTGAGAATTGGTAGAAATTTTTCCCAAGAAAAGTACATGACCTGGTCACGTACTTATGTCCTATACTGAAAGGCTTCAAAATGAGCCATTTCAGTCTGCTAGGTATACAAATTCTTTTATAAACAAATTTAGAAATACCAATATACCCAGTAGACGGGATATAGAACTGCCTGAGACAGATTTGCCCTCAATATCCTGACAAATCCAGAGGATCCTTTTCATATTTCAGATACATGATACTTGAGTTACacattttttggattttttgtttttaaatttctgtaCTCTATTGATCCTGCAAAAAGTTATTCATCTGATAAACTTTACTGTCTTAAGTGGCACTTCTCAAATGAGTACAGTTACTTACGTGCATGAGTCCTTACAGATCAGGTCctaaaattattattatcatcatcattagggctgtcaagcgattaaaacaattaactgtgattaattgcacgataaaaaaaattaatcatgattaatcatgtgattaatcgcactgttaaactaTAACACAATaccatttaattaaatattttgggatattttctacattttcaaatatattgattttaattacacagaatacaaagtgtatatagtgctcactttatttttattacaaatatttgcactgtaaaaaacaaaagaaatagtatttttcaatttacctaacacaagtactgtagtgcaatctctatcatgaaagttgaacttacaaatgtagaattatgtacaaagaataactgcattcaaaaataaaacaaagtccactcagtcctacttcttgttcagccaatctctcaaacaagtttgtttacatttgcaggagataatgctgtctgcttcttgtttacaatgtcacctgaaagcgagaacaggcattagcatggcactgctgtagccggcgtcgcaaggttagcgcatctggcatgtaaataagattcatatgtcccttcatgcttgaaccagcattccagaggacatgcatccatgctgatgacggtttctgctcaataacgatccaaagcagtgcagaccgacgtatgttcgttttcatcatctgagtcagatgccaccagcagaaggttgattttcttttttggtggtacaggttctgtagtttccgcatcagagtgttgctcttttaagacttctgaaagcatgctccctacctcgtccctctcagattttggaaggcacttcagattcttaaaccttgggttgagtgctttAGCTAcgtttagaaatctcacattagtactttgcgttttgtcaaatctgcagtgaaagtgttcttaaaaagaacatgtgctgggtcatcatctgagactgctataacatgaaatatatagcagaatgcaggtaaaacagagcaggagatgtacaattctctcccaagtagttcagtcacaaatttaactaacacatttttttaaatgagcgtcatcagtatggaagcatgtcctctggaatggtggctgaagcatgaaggggcatatgaatgtttagcatatctagcatgtaaataccttgcaatatgGGCTATAACAGCGCCATGCAAACACCGGTTCTCACTTTCCGGTGACGTTGTAAAtaaaaagcgggcagcattagctcctgtaaatgtaaacaaacttgtctgtctgagtgattggctgaacaaggactgagtggacctgtaggctctaaagttttacactgttacataactgcactcaaaaaacaaacaaaaatctacatttgtaagttgcactttcatgataaagagactgcactacagtacttgtatgaggtgaatggaaaaatattatttcttttgtttataatttttacagtgcaaatatttgtaataaaaaataatataaaaagtgagcactgtacactttgtatcccatcttgtaattgaaaacaatatatttgaaaacgtagaaaaacatccaaaaatatttaatacatttcaattggtagtctattgtttaacagtgcgattaatcgtgattaattttttttaatcaccattaattttttttttagtcaatTGGGTGAGTTTACggagattaattgacagccctaattactaTTTTAGAATAGACACATTCCTTGTACAGTCATAACTTCTTCCCCTGGCATTCTTATGGCCTCTGGGAGACAAACTCACTATTTGCAGTACATGTGTGGGCTTTAATAATTTTCCCAAAGACAAACCTCTTTGCACCGAGTGTTTTCAAACCGCTCTCTTTCTCTCATTTATATTCAAAGTAAAATAAGTTTTGTTTGGATGAATAatggcaattaattttttaaactaCGGAATCATTTCCAGAAAGTAGTTGCTTTATtgtcttgttttcctttttaaaaaaaaatatgctggCCCAGTGGAACAGGAGCACGTGCAGAACGTAACTGAGCTCTTGGGCTTTGTGGGTTCAATCACTGGGAAGAATATTGGCTTCCTTCCTTACAGCAAAGCATTGGTACAGTTACCAGCAATATATCTGTACCACCACCAGCAAATAGGCTATCTTTTCATCAGGCAACACTAAGGGAGCTATTTGGTAACATGGGAGAGATAATAGTACTTTAGGGAAAGATAACGATGCTTTGTATTTCTAAAAGCACTTTCTAACCAAGGATCTAACAGCACTTTATAAATCACTGAGTTAtgcctcacaacaccccctgcAAAGTGGGCAATTCTGATTTTACAGATTGAGAAACCGAGGCAAAGGGGATGTTAAGtgccttggccaaggtcacagagcaggtcagtggcacagccaggactaGAGATCAGAATTATTTCCTGActgccagtcctgtgctttaacctcTATGCTCCATGAAAGCACTAATTAAAAACAGGTAATGGGTTTATAGCAGCAGACGGAGGATCATTTGTAACGATGCAAAATCTGCTGAAAAACGAATGTTAACAGGACAGAGTCAACTTAAGATAAATGAAAACAATATAATGTCTACCTGGAAATCTTTGACCTATTGGTGTTACAAGTAGCTACTAAAACAACTAATTGAAAGAGATTACAGGATTAAAAAAGTTTTTCTTCTGTGGACATTTGATAGCATTTTGTGTACACCATCAGTGCAGTCCCAATCATGCAATGGGATCTGCTAGAATAGGCTTGAGAACTTGACTCTAGCAACTTCCATTGGTGTTTCAGAATCATAGTTACTCTCGTTTGTGCAGGTTTTTCCACTCAGGGCTGGTACACACTAGCTCTTACTTCGGTGTAACTTAAATTGCTCAGGCGTATGGAAAAGTCACTCCCCCAGCGACgcaagttacaccgacctaagtgcaggcgtggacagcgctatgtcaacgAGAGAAGCtgtcctgccgacaaagctaccgcCATTCATGGTAGTagagtaattatgccgacgggagagcatctgcactagcagcgcTATAGCGATGTAGCTACATcggtacagctgcgccgctgtagtaattctagtgtagactagccctcagcaACAGAGGAAtaaggcactttttaaaaaaaaaaaaaaaaaaaaaggaaaaaaatgttaaattaaacacacaaaaattgCCAGAGGAACTTGGGGGCAGGTGTACAACCTGAAACTACTTTAAATTGGTGCTTTACAGTTTGACTGGATTTGAAGTTGATGATGTCCATTAAACTTTTAATTCTCAAAGTTTACTGACCAGCTTTCCATCTCTGCTGTGTTTTCATTGCATATCGGTCACAGTCCTCTCTCGAGATGTTATATTTtgcagccagattttcagctgtaaTTGCCATTGGGGTATTAATGTGCTGGTCCGTTAGGCTTGCCCACAAAGAGTCTTCCATCTGACAGAAACATTATTAAAGGGAAAGTCTGATGCAGAATCAATATTACAGTATTAGTACTTCAACAAGATATTCACCAGTGCTTTAGAagttatcctttaaaaaaaaaaatatcttggtCACTAAGTATGTTTTAAAACTTTATCCAAAACAGGTGCATGTGAAAAGTACTGTGTAATTGGCTACAAGAACTATAGCAGAACTGAAGTGACAATGTACACAAAGAAAACTGGTGAGATCAACAATGCCACAGAGCAAAAAGCTTCATGTGCAGTTCTACCATCAAAAGGGATTTGGGAATAATAGCTGTGTGTGTCTTTCAACAATTTCCAATCAAATATTCTCAAGTAAACTGCCAACCCTTCAAATACTCAGCCGGGGCTCGGCtgatatgtcttcactgcagagttatctTGAGTTATCTACACACCAGTTTCATCTCTGGAGTGAGAGTAGCCACACTACAAAACAATACTTCAGTTGCTGTATTCACTTAAGTGTGATTCTCACTCATGTGTGCCATTAAGACTTCTGGGAACACATCTCATAGTTCTTAGGGCTGCACTAATCTGCACTCTATGAATTCTTTATCAGAGAAGTGTGTGAGAACTCATCTGTCCTTTCTGGATCCAAGGAGGGAATCGCGGGAATGCAATGGAAGACTATCAGAAAAGGTTTTCAATTGTGTTCACTATTTTGAAGCAATAGATCAACTAAACTTAATTCTGAAAGTTTAGGAGTTAATGGATGATGTTTAATTCAGTATAGGTATTAAAAAATAGTTCTGGAATAGTTAGAAAGCTGGCAGTCTTAACAAAAGCTTAGCTGGATCAGACTGACTGTTTTGAGAAAACTGTTGTACATTAGATAAAACGCCTCAACATCTGAGTCTGAACCTAATCCACATTAGTTTTGGTTACAAAATTATGGGTCCAGTATTTTCTACTGCTCTGTGAATgagacttaattaaaaaaaaaaaaaaaaaaaaaaaaaaaaatcatcacattATCAGACCTTGAGATCTGTTCCGAATTTGGTTCCAAATCGAATGTTTCGGACGATGTATGGAGCCTGGCTCATGCTTTCTGATCCACCACAAAGAACCACTTCTGACTCGTTAAGGCAAATTTCCTATTAAAATAATACAGATGCATCATGTGTAGGTTTTATGGTATTTTATTTTCACAGACAACAGCAATTGCTTCAGTAACATACCTTGCCAATTAGAAAACTAGGTGCATAACTTAAGAAATAATTCATGCTTATGCTGTACTAATTTTCTGACAAGAATCTTCAAAAAGGTGACGCCTTACCAGGTGTCACCCACCTTCTGCATGGAGACCTGCTAGGTTTCAAAGTCCTTCAAAGCCTTTCAGCAGGGTCTGTCCCTCTTGTTTAGTCTCATGTCAGTTCCATTACGATCCTCTACAGTACGCTGCCCACTTAATACAATTCTTAAGACTAATGAAACAGCACAATTCTCCGGTCAGTGAGGTACTATTACACCAATTTTATAGAAAGGAGGGTGTGGTGGAGAAAGAgcaagtgtgagagagagatcaaAGCCAAAGTTTTCAGAAGTGGCCTCTCAGTTTGGGTGCTTAGCCTGAAACATACTGGACTtaatttttcagagatgctgagcatcggaaggtgccactgacttcagagttGTGGGCACGCAGTACttctacaaaaataaaacaaataaagtcAGGCCTTATGATTCTTTTGTGGGGTCCCAAAAACACTGGCAGCTGTTGAAAACATGCCCAAGTGACATGCCTAAAAATCACACAGCAAGTGAATGGCACAGCCAGAAACAGAACCAAGGTGTCCTGATTCCTAGTCCCTTGCTCTGACCATCAGGACACACACTGGCTCCTCAAACATTTTGCTACACTGATTTTTAATTGAAgaggaatatttttaaatctacagtggaatctcagagttacgaacaccagagttacgaactgaccagtcaaccacacctcATTTGGACCTGGAAGTTtgcaatcagacagcagcagagacaagaaaagaaaatacagtaaagtactgtgttaaatgtaaactagtaaaaaaaaataataaaaaaagatataACAAGGCAAggactttctgtgcttgtttcatttaaatcaagatggttaaaagcagcatttttcttctgcataataaaatttcaaagctgtattaagtcaatgttcagttgtaaacttttggaagaaccatcataacgttttgttcaaGTTACAAACAACTTCcgttcccaaggtgttcgtaactctgaggttctactgtattacatAGTGAGCAGAGTTGAaactatttttatattaattCAGTATAGACTATTATTAGCCAAACATCAAAAAAGTGTATTACCGGGATTGTATTTTAAATTGTGCAGCACCTTTCTGGCAGGGAAGGGAAGCACCTTGTAAAACAATGTTTGTGCAAGTCTTGTAAAAGTAATTGTGGTAGAGGTTTTTTTGTGGTAAATAATGGACACCTTCGTAAAAAACTCCATGAAAGTAAGAAAGTTTGGACGTCACCTTATAATTATAACCTTACTCTCTGCATTCAAACTAATAAATACTCTTGGGTGTGTCTATACTAGAAAGATACATCATGGACCTCAATCAGAATAGATAACCTCAATGTATCTTTCTAGTACAAAGCCAAAAGAGTGTGTTATGACCTGTTTCAAGAATTATAACCTCAACTTTAAAATTTTCTTAATCTTGAGGAATTTGTTTTTGTGGCAGAATTTTTTCAAACTGACATTTATTTTTTAGCTGTATGATTACTCAAGCTTGCATAAAACACTGTTTAATTTTATAAGGTGCCTCTCTTCCTTAAACATCACTCtgcacaaacaaaataaaatcatgataTGAAATGTTTCATCCTTGGATAAAGGAAGGATAAACTGTCTTGTGTGACCAGTAAAACATAATTTCACTGCTAAAATAGTGGAAGCCAAGGTAGACCGTACCAGCTTCTTGAACTGAGAGGTGTACATCAAGGTAGCTCACCTCAATGTATTTTTCTAGTGCAGAGAAAACCACAGTGGGTACAGTGAAAGG
Encoded here:
- the ACAA2 gene encoding 3-ketoacyl-CoA thiolase, mitochondrial, producing MALLRGVFIVSAKRTPFGTYGGLLKDFTATDLTECATRAALSAGKVSPEIIDSVIVGNVMQSSSDAIYIARHVGLRVGVPIPVPALTVNRLCGSGFQSIANGCQEICLNESEVVLCGGSESMSQAPYIVRNIRFGTKFGTDLKMEDSLWASLTDQHINTPMAITAENLAAKYNISREDCDRYAMKTQQRWKAAQDAGYFNAEMAPIEVKTKKGKQAMEQDEHPRPQTTIEQLGKLPPIFKKDGTVTAGNASGVCDGAGALVIASEAALKKHSLTPLARIVAYHASGCDPNIMGIGPVPAITEALKKSGLSLKDMDLVEVNEAFAPQYLAVEKVLGLDPEKTNVNGGAIALGHPLGASGSRITAHLVHELRRRGGKYAVGSACIGGGQGIALVIENTA